The window AGTCTTCAACTCGTCTTTGAGGTCGCCGTGGTCGGGAATCACGCCCGTTTCCTCCCAGACTTCTCGGGAGTGGTAGTTGGCGACGTTCCAGAGTTTGCTGGCGCTCCACCCGTGCCGGTCGAGCGAGTCCTCTACCTGACCGTGGTTGAGGATTTTCGCCCGATGGGTTCGGTGGACTTCCAGCATTCTGAACGTCTGTATAAGCACTTATACTCACTTCTCTTGTAAAGATTGGGTTTGAGAACGGTGGAATATCCAGCTGAGCTATCGACGGTGGGTTGTGGAGGTGTTGTCGGATTCATCCCGCGCCTAAAGGCGCGGGTATTCTCCTTGCGTTCGTATAAGGGTGAGTCAGAACGAACTCAGTTGTGGGGGTGTTAGTCAGGGAATGACACAAGCGTACAGCACGAATGCAGTCCTCGGAACGGTGGTTGGAATACGTACCCTCGAATCTGGGCCGGGACAAGACCGACCACTGTTGAGAAAATACTGTGGATTGTCAGGGTGGATTGCTCCCTGCGTTTAAGGGTGAAAGCGATTCGGCATGGTAGGCAACTCGCCACAGTTTGAGGACTGCCCGCGTAACCAGGTTCTCCGGTGATTGGGTAATACAAGAATCCTCAACCTCACTCGGGTCCGAGGATGCATTTGGCGGCGGGTGGTAATGTTCGAGATCACGGACGTTGACGTACTCGTTGTTGTGTGGATGGGTCCCCCATCGAAGATTCACGTCACATGAATCTGTATAGTGAAACTTGTAATCATCTTGTGTCGTCCACTGGACGTCAATGCGCGCTGTGTCGGCTCCACAAAGACCATCATCGAACGTAACTTCGAGCGTACTTGGATTGAGATAGTCGTCTAACTCTGCGGTCGCTAGCGGCTCATTGTCGGTGACCACCTCTCGAATGGCGAGAAGAGCAGACCGATCAATCGGACCTCGAAGCGAGTGGTCTTCCGTCGTCGTGTTGCGCCCTCCCATCTGTTACTGAGCGAGCGCGCTTCCGTTCAGTTGTGACTCCTCGCCGACGAACCGTTCAGCGTTGGCGATTGACAGCGCAGCGTTGGCGAACGCGAGGTTCCGACGCGTCGTCTGCCATTCTCGAATCGTTTCGGAGTCGAGATCGTCGTGGGTTGTGGCCGCCTCGGACAGGGTTTGATTCGTTCGATCAACGAGTAATTCCGCTGGTGATTCGACACCGTATTCGGCCTGAAAGTCGCTAATGCGCTCTCGCATTTCCGAAACGCGGGCGATCAACTCGTCCGTCGAGACGTGTTCTCGAATATCCGCCGCCTGCTCGACGACGAGTGACTCGGGTGACCGGCGGTAGGTCGTCCCACCGTTCTCACTGGTGTCGGTCGTGACGAATCCGTCATCGGCGAGGACGGTGAGGTGTTTTCGTGCCGTCTTCGGCGACGTGCGTGCAGTATCGGCAACGGCATCCGCGGAAACCGGGGTGTAGGCGCGACTAATGACTTCCCGGACGCGCTCGTAGGGAGTCGTCCCGTCTTCCCACGCCGCACCAACCGCCTCGTTGACATCGTCAAATTCGTCGGGGGTAGTGGAACCAGTCATACGCGCATTTCGCACTGAGGTAACATAGGTCTTTAGTAACGTAGTATGTTCCTTCAGAATATCCGCCACTTTCCCTCGCTTCGTCGCTTTCCACCACGGCAGAGACGATCTCCTATCCGTCAGTTCCAATGGGGCCGCGACTCGAGTGGTGGTCCTGCCAGTACATCGGTACAACAGTCTGTCCCAGACGGTACAACTCACCAAGAACTACAAAGAAACAACAGACGTCACAGACGCACACTCGAGCCTTCGTTCTCGAGCGTACTGGGGACGGTAATCGCCGTCGTGGTCTGGACGCCCTGGCCGGTCATAATCGTCACCGACGCGTCGTCATCGGCCTCGAGTGGCCGATCAACCGCGTCCTCGACGTCGATCGACAGCGTGGCGCGGTCGGAACCGCTCTCGAGGACCGTCCCGTCGTCGCCGTCGACGGTGATATCCTCGTCGTCGAGGACGAGATACGTCTGCCCGCCGGGGCCGACGTAGTTGATCGTCGCCTCCTCGAGATCGATCGCGCTCGAGCCGGCGCCGGGGCCGACGGTGATCTCGAGGGTTGGGATTTCGTTGTCGTCCTCGATGGTCCCGACGGCGGTGTAGACGTCGAGCGAGTCGGAGACCTGCGCGGTGCTTTCGGCACCGGTGGCTTCAGCCTGTGTCTGTAAGGAACCGGCAACGCTGAGCAGCACGGCTGCTGCGATGGCCGCGACGAGTACCATCGCGACGAAGATAATCAGCGTGCCAATACCGACTTGCCCGCGGTCGCTGCGGGCGTCGTTTGAATCCGACTCTCTCATCAAGTATGTGTTTGCGTATTGAAAATATGGTCGACAGACCTAGATTAGAGTGTGACTGCGGAGGACTCCGTCAGCGTCGACGGTGCCATCAGCAGTTCAACGGTCTGGGAGCCGTCAGCGGTCGTGATCAGGAACTCAGCGTTCTCACCGGACTGGATTGGTGAGAAGTCATCGTCACCTCGCAGTTCGAGATCGATCACAAGCTGAGTGTCGGACTCGAGAACTGGGTCAAAGTCAGTGCTCGTGTCGTAGGTGTCACCATTCTCGAGTTCCTCGATATCGAGGTCATCAAGTTCCTCAACCGTACCGCGCTCGGTCTGGTCACCGACGAACTCGAAGGTGGCAGCGCTCAGGTCGACTGGGTCAGAGCCAGGTCCGAGCGAAACCATCAGTGAAGCAGATTCGACGTGGTGGTCAGTCTGGAGGGAGAGTACTTCCACATCCACA is drawn from Natronolimnobius sp. AArcel1 and contains these coding sequences:
- a CDS encoding Rrf2 family transcriptional regulator; the protein is MTGSTTPDEFDDVNEAVGAAWEDGTTPYERVREVISRAYTPVSADAVADTARTSPKTARKHLTVLADDGFVTTDTSENGGTTYRRSPESLVVEQAADIREHVSTDELIARVSEMRERISDFQAEYGVESPAELLVDRTNQTLSEAATTHDDLDSETIREWQTTRRNLAFANAALSIANAERFVGEESQLNGSALAQ
- a CDS encoding archaellin/type IV pilin N-terminal domain-containing protein; amino-acid sequence: MRESDSNDARSDRGQVGIGTLIIFVAMVLVAAIAAAVLLSVAGSLQTQAEATGAESTAQVSDSLDVYTAVGTIEDDNEIPTLEITVGPGAGSSAIDLEEATINYVGPGGQTYLVLDDEDITVDGDDGTVLESGSDRATLSIDVEDAVDRPLEADDDASVTIMTGQGVQTTTAITVPSTLENEGSSVRL